AGGACAGGGACAGATGTGAGATCCATGACGAAGCGGGACAAGTCACAATTTCTGATGGAGGAAGAAACGTGGGTGAATTAGCAAGGGTCTCTCAGTGGAAGTCATCTGGGTAAACACACCCTCTCGCGCCAAAGACCATACAAAATATGACGATTTTAAATCAGCCAGCGTGACggcgcttgtgtgtgtctggtctGGTCCTACCGAGGTTTTTAAACACGTTGTCCGTAGCGATGGGGGGGATTCGGCGTGGGTTTAGTTAcgatatgaattaaaaaaagacgaCATTACAGTCAAACAAACTTGGGTCCCTCGGTTTCCTCATTCAAAACACATCGGTTAATGGCGTCTTGGTGAAGCTAACTACGTGATGATCGACTCTAATCTTGGCGATTTAAGAAACAGGATGTACGCCGAATATCGCGGCAGATCCTGGGTGCGGTCGGTGTGTTCAGCCGAGTGTCTGAAACAGCTGACAGGAAACCAAACGTGAGATTCACGTAAAAATGCGTAGCGGCGTGTAAGTGTCAGTCGGGGTGAGCTAGCTAGCAAACAAGCTAGCTGGCTAGCTAGCTATCTAACGCACCAGCGCCTCGCGAGTGAAACGTGGTTTAAATCGCGTTGGTGGTGATGTCACCGTGTTGTTTTCTGTTCGTCCGGTGACTTTGGTTTGGTAAAGAGGGTAACACTTACCCAGCGGGATGAGGAGAGtcgcggaggaggaggaggaggccggtGCTGGTGCTGTCTCTGCGGGGAGAGGCAGCGGACTGACTGTCAGGACTCACGCCCCGTACGCGATAAGCGTGAAAACACAGGGCGTGGCTTTCTGAATGCGGAAGTGTGCGCCCTTTGCTCAACACGTGGGTCgcatcaaaatacaaaataagaaCTGCGATTGTGTAAActgttcttttgtgtgtgtgtgtgtgtgtgtgtgtgtgtgtgtgtgtgtgtgtgtgtgtgtttcttttaaaatctCTGCGGTTCACGAGGAAGCTTAATTGCGACATGTGTGTTAAAATAACTTGCagttgaaaaattaaaaaagtgacagagaaGTGGTTAGAGGATATTTTGTTAAAACCTAAATTACAAGTATACGTTCAAATCAAGTATTTTGTGGCATCAAACACTTTCATCCTCCCTCCATCGGCGAAGTGGTGAGTGGatataatgagtgaattaaaaatgtgaacaaGCCCTTTGAGACCACAGAGACCATAAGAAAtgtcaacatttcaaaaatccaGTAAACCTGATTATTAACATTCCAGCTGCACTCCCATCCGGTGAGGAAGCTGTGCTTAAAATGTTTGCTCTCAATTGAATATCAAACAAATGGAATAGCTTTGACaccagaaatgaatgaatgaaaggacAGTCTATGAGGTATATTAAGTAGATTTTATATCACACTACAGCATAAAACACAATCTGAAAACCCTGTGTATAAAAAGAGGACTATAGTTCTCTAAACCTTCAACTTCCTTTACGTTTGTGCTAACGTCTGCCTGATGTGGTGATCTGTtggtcatttatttttaatatcaatctgagaaaactgtgaaaaatgactcatattcagcagtaatcacaaatcactcttttttttatctcaatttCCTCATTAATAGTTTCATTGGCAGTAGTATTTTTTTGCATGAATAATCGTATTAATCATTCATTATAAATAActtgaaataaacacaatataaatatagtacaacatataaatatatgcaaAATTATAACCCACATGATAACGCCAGTGCTTTAATTACTGGTGCCCCATATGAAAAGTCTATTCTAGGAATGGCAGAGACAATGTAAATTGTTTTGAAGTTTCAATACTGTCTGTACGACTACGTTTGTTTATTTCTCCTATACGAATCCTTTTTCATTTTCGTGTTTTTGGCCtctgtcacttggactcaaagattaattGATAactttcagtggtcaaaggtcatttgAATGTGGCACAAACAGTATTTAGAAATATGTACacggaaataaaaaataactagGATGTCACTTATCGCctcctgaaaacacatttgtattcaCCGGATCAGGATTTGTATTTGGTTCTGCACCAAAGACAAACGTCAAATTTCCAATCTGACTTCCAAACACCTACTTCTGAATAATGCAGGTCACTGAACCTAGTGCGGAACTTGCTTGAAATGAACCGCTCTCTTCCTCTTGGGACGTtttctgtgtcttgttttgGTACATTTAAAGACTATGCACAGAAATATCAGTAAGAACACCAAAGAAGACCAACGCAGCAACGTCATCCAGAGTGCTGCACATATCTGTaccctgaaaacaaaaagaagatttTGATTAGTGTGAATAATAGAATTAAGGTGGTTAAAGTAAACTGTACTGTAGTCTGACCTTTTTAAAAGCTGATCAAGACAAGTGTGATTCATTTGTAAAACACGGTTTCCTGTGTCATTGTGGATTTTTCCATTGGTGGTCAGAGGTGGAGTTTTGGCAACGGTGGTGCACATCCGGTCTGCGCAGTCATAGATGGGTTGGCCTGATGATTAACAAGAAAGACACTGAAACGTCACTCTCTGATTAGCTtgtgaaatattgattttataCCAACCTTGAAACAGATCACACCCTGTGAGTACACGCTACAAAGCATATAAAGTATTATAAATGTCATAACATGAAGTTCCTGTGTGGAgagttttttaagttttttttttttcaggaatcaaaacataaaactgaagGCGTGGTCTTTTTTTTTGGGAAAAATTTGAAGGGTGCAGTGAGAAGTCCTGTAGTGGAATGTAGGTCATAGTACTATTTGCTCCAGTGTATTTTCTGATatcaccactagaggtcattAAAGTCAAACTCTGACACGGATGAATTCAAATCGATTGTATTAACAAtgtataacatatatatatatatatatatatcatttaacAGTATTCACAATGATAATGTTTATAAATGATAATTCCAATTAATCCATTCACCTGATTGGAAGTTCTTTAGCTCAACTAATGGTTTAGGTGAGACTATTAGACTATTCCCTTTTTTGACAGCTTTTTTTGAAGCAAGGAGACAAGTAAGGATGCAAGGAGACAGGAAGCACCTGTCCTGACATTGAAGTCGAAAGAAAAAGTAACTTAAGGTAGGTTTTAGTTTACCAGGAAATGCAAAGACGTCACATTTCGAAACCCTGTATATGCCAGAATTTCCAAAGAATAAACAGACTTGTAGCGGTGTAACTTGCCCTTTATCTCATAACATATATTCAGCTGCTACACCCGACAACGGAAAGTATAAATGTAGGTTGTGTTGTTCAGCTTTGACCCATAAAACTGTgcaataaacaaacagctgaGGAAATCAGCTGTGAGACTTTATCTTGAGCAGTATCATAATCATACCTGTGAAATCGTAATGTCTGTTAGTATCTGCTGTGTAACGATAATAAATCAGAGTCTCAGCAGATGCTCTGATAAAACAACTTATTTGTTATGATGTCCTGTAAATGTTTGATTATTCCCTGTAGACATCAGAGGAAGCGTTGCTGATTATTACCTTTATATTTCTCAGGAGAACACAACATCTCATCTGTTCTTACCTGGCATGGTGACAACATAGATACAGCTTCTGTTTGCAGGCCTCAGGACCTGCACAGAGAGGAGCTCACTCTCCTGACTGCTCACGTCATTGGCGGCCACGCAGTAATAATCGCTGCCCTGTCCCACGGAGCCGCAGTTAAGATACAGTTCTGATGACGGGTGAGGGAGTGAGTCCTCGAGGTGAGTGCGTCGATGCCAGGTGTAACGAACACCAGAGCCCTGTGCACATTCACAGTGCACAGTCACCGGCTCCCCCCAACACGTGGGCCCGTCCACCAGAGATGTCAAGGGCCAGAGTCTGGGTTTGGACACCGGAACTGGCACAAAGAAGAAAGCGCTTTATTTGAATCTATTCGACTTGACGGCGAAGAGGAGAAGTTTGAAAACACGCTTTAGATTTTGATAATGTTGTGATTGTAGTGAACATTTAAAGGGTTTCTGCTTTTCTTACCTTCAGTGACGACCAATTTAACTGAAGTCATGATGTCGGCGTATATTTTATCAATCCCAACCCAGTACGCTCCAGCGTCATCAAACTGCAGACCTGTGACCTTCACAATCaaccctcttcttcctccatctatGATGTGGGATCTGCTTCTGGTTTGAACGACCTTTTCTGAATGCGCTAAAATCGTGCACGTTTTACTGGAGGCCCCTCGACACCAGTACTTCTTACTGTACAGGAATGAGTTTGTGTCGTACTTGCAGAAAAGAAGGAATTCGCCTCCAATATGTGCggtgatttcttttttatcacactgcagctgaagGCTTGCTGAAAAGACAAGAGGATGATCAGACTCAGACTGTGACGcatctcatttacatttaaaaaaagctgccATGGAAATCAGACGATGGTTCAATAATCAACTTTTTATATCATGTGAACTGATTTaatttcaacaaaaacatgcacagaTGGTTGATGGTCATGAGTGAAGTGTTTCAAGTCTAAATTAAAGAATGTGTcaaggagaagaaaaataataaatataattttcacaCATTAGGAAGAAAaccatgtatttatatttataattattttaacaaCATCTAAAATAATTGTGCTCACATTGAAACAAACAATTATTTGATAAAGTACACCTTTGTTCAAACGAAGAAAAACTGAAGAACATCAATaacacttatttatttaaatctccCGGTTATGAATTAAGTTCACATTATTGATCAAATTATTCAACCTTAAAAAATCCTACTCATAATGACACCATATCTAATTTATCcattatcttttctttcttttttttaaattattttatttgtgaaaacattttcttaaggGAAATCACATCTTTAGCTTTTATATCTAAAatactacatttaaaaaaaaaaaaagattgtcaATAGAAGTTATCATAAATCACTCACCATGGAAAAGCAAAATGAGACACAATGTCTTCATGTTGTTGGTGAAGGTGAGAGTAGGAAAGTTTTGCATCAACACCCGAGTAGTGGACTGTGGTTGAAGCTCGTGCTGTACTGGTGTTTCAGCTTCCTGTGAGGTGGAGGCTGGTGCACacgctgaacacacacactacattacCTGCTTTCAAATAAGGTCACATTTATCTCACGTTGAGCAATTTGCACAAGCTCCTCGATATATAGTGAGATTTGAAGAAACCTTTCACTTTGACTTCGGACgtcactttaatttgtttttacacatttcacacCCTTACGACACGAACTCACTTAAACTGTGGTGTCATCTGCAATATTAGACTTTCTTTTCtacagttgtgttttttgacaACAGTAAATTGAACCACTCatgtcaccactagatgtcaccatattatattattattattattattattattattggtatttTAACCTTTGTATCTTTATGCACAGCTATGTAGGATACGCATATACAGCATATTCacgttttattattttcatttattttattcattttatcgCTCTTTCAGCCTGAAGTTAAAATTATAAACCAAACTGCCCCAAATTTACGATAGAATAATCTTGTAGAGTTTTGTCAGAGCTTATCTGACTGGAAATCTGGAACTGGTTTATCAAAACAAATGCTTtttgtgaaaacacagctgACAGAAATGAAGAGAACTGGATTTTCCAGTTTTCTTAACCactccctctgcctctgcctccatcCCCGACCACATCCCTCCTCCGCTCGACTTTTACAGCTGGAACAGCTGTTCACGCCTGTTTGTAAGCGTGTGGCCTCCTCTGTTTGTGGGTGTTTCCCTCCCATTCCCTCTGTGACACTGCAGTGCAATCAAACACCCCGGTGACTCTAGGACCCAGTGACAGACACCAAAGGGGGTGtggcaattttttttaaatatgaccaCAGAACCTGTTAGTTTACTCTTGCTTCCTCAGACAGTTTGAATAGTTCCTTCACAATAGTTCCTTGATGTGAGCGTTGCACCAAAGAGgtgctctgtgcagcagcaggagcacacGGCCCTGAACCCAAGCCTTAACGACCTCACTGTACTCCATGACTTGTGGACGAGGACCTCTGTGACCTGTCATGAGAGGTGTCATATCCCCGGCAGTGAACAGCCAGCCATGGAGCAGCAGGCCCGGGTACTGAGGACTTTCCTGGCCCAGCTGGAGAGACAGGAGGCTGAGGATGAGGACGCACTGAATGGATTTGCTGGGGAGTTCGCTGTGAGTCGAGACTTATGTTCCTTTAGTTGAAATCCAGCTGCGAGTAGTATGGTGGATGAAGCCTCAAAGTTTGTTCTTGCTGAACTGAGTGGAAGCACAGTGTGAGTGAATGttccacatttttgttttggggAAGTAACACGCTGCTGTTGCATTAACAGCTCCAGCACCATacttgttcttcctctttgcacTGATGCTCGTTGTTAAAGGCACATGACCATTAAGACCTGCAGGCTAAATGCACTGAAAGACCTGAAGGCTAACAAAGACTATTTACATAGACTGTGATTTGTTCACTTATctcttcattcacacacacaaaataaatatgcatCAGACGTCTCGAGCCTGACATCAACATCTGTGGGCTGCTGCCATGGTGATGGGTGACATGCCAGCGCCTGAGGACACCTCAGGCTGCTGTCATGCTGCTCGCACCCCGGCCACTCCAGCAGAAGAGCTCTCTTGCATCATTTCCTTGAAGAACAAAAAGCACTTTGTGGTTTCAGCAGTGCAGATGGTCCGCGAGGCCTAAAAGAGACTGCCTACGACTGCATGCAATCGCCTGTGAACAAAAAGCCCAGTGTCCCTCAACAAAATCACATAAGCATGGACGTGCCATGAGTTTCAGCATCAAACCCACATGGAAATCCTCGGTTTATGAGTCAGTTTCTCGTGAAATGATTCACAGATTCTGGTCTTCAAGCGGTGAATCACATACAGAGAAATCATGTGTGACCGCTGAGCAATTGGTCACACAATTTCCTTCCATTAGTAagaaaagctttatttatttatgaagcacTTTAAAACAAAGCGATAGATACAAACTACTTCATAACATAATGaagtataaaaaacagaaacacagcagtTGAAGAAAGTGAGAGAACATAAGAGAGTTTGAgactttttttagttttattgtaTTGAACTGGTTAATCTAACAGTGAACAATAAACTATTCCAAAGTTGAGGAGCGGAAACTATTAATGTCACGTTAACTGAACTCTCACAACATCCAAGGAACCGTTACTAATCTGAGAGACTTTCTATTTCTACACGgacacaaaatatttcaaaaatagaCTCAAGGGCTTCACCGTGAAGATCCTGATGAATAATAACCAGATATTTACATAAATTCCACTATTGAGACAGGCCGACACCGGAGAAATCGAGACAAGAAGAGCTGAGCGGTTTCCTGAGGTCGTTGTGTTTGACATTGGttagaaaaaatgaaaagctaTATTAAAACATCTCATTGAAATTCCCAACGGTAGAATATAAATAGTGAATCAAACAGGGCCGAGAACCGATCCTTGGGGGACTCCATAACCCAAATCGTTACCAAGTCGTCTAACGTTAACTGGCTCCCAGGAATTCTGAGTGATTCTCTGTGAATGTAGTTGGATTTAATGTCCTTCATGTCTTTCAGAGATTGAAAAGTCAGTCAACCAAGTATCGCACCAACAAGACCTTCCCCACCAAGGCAGCAGACAAGCAGGAGAACATCAAGAAGAACCGATACAAGGACATTGTCCCCTGTAAGCTTTTGTCATCATGATATtggttttttaaaacatttttctccttcttctgtgacatttcctgtttctctccttTTAGTCGACCACAGCAGAGTAAAGCTCATTTTCACCACAACTAAAAATGACACGGACTACATCAACGCCAATTTCATCAAGGTAAATGAATCGTGTCACTGTGAAGAGAATCCTTTTTATTCATACACAAActctgtgtgttatttttatacGTTCTCTACGTTGATGTGACTGATATAGTTTGTATGGTCTCTGACGATATGTTTTCTTGTACAGGGGGTGTCGGGGGAGAGGGCGTACATTGCTACCCAGGGTCCTCTGCCCCACACGGTGCTGGACTTCTTGCGGATGCTTTGGGAGTACAACATAAAGGTAGAGCACGACTCAGCTGTCATCTGTTTTTACTACGACTCCATAAAGTGACCTTTTTTAAACTCCTGCTCCTCAGTTAAAGATTTCTGTATTCTGTGAGATTACATCTCTTATCGTCCTGTGTGACTACAGGTCGTGGTGATGGCCTGTCGAGAATTTGAAATGGGGAAGGTAATGTGATTATGCTGcttattctcttttttctcattatgctgttttttttttttgcatatagTTTCGATGTGGACCACACCTCACActatgtgaaaatgtaaaatcactttttctttttggggTTGTAGAAAAAGTGCGAGTGCTACTGGCCACGGAAAAACGAGCAGCCATTTGTTTGTGAGCCATTCAAAGTTCACTGTGTGAGTATTTCTGTTCTCACTGTTGCTCTATTCCACTCTGAAATTATAATTTCACTTTATCTGAGTCATATAACATCTactcttattttctttaaagttttacttttactgcttttattaAGAACAGAAGACGTTCACattatctgctgtttttttttttacaggactCTGAGGAAAATAAAGGAGATTATCTAACAAGGACATTAAGGGTGACTTTCCACAATGTAAGTGTTGTTTATATCCATAATTGGGACGCTTACATTTACTGAGAAATGCAGATTATCACCTGACGTGTTGATGTATCTGTGAGACAGGATCTGTATGTGTTGTGAATGATCAGCTTTAAtaatgacatatataaaagtattaaaagataaaatgtgtGACCATGGGATTATCTACAATCTTTTTTTCCAGAGTAGTCGAACTTTGAAACAGCTGCACTACATGAACTGGCCAGATCACGGCGTGCCCGACACCATCCACCCCATTCTGGACATGTTGCATGAGATGCGTTCCTACCAGGCCCACGATGACGTCCCCATCTGCATCCACTGCAGGTCAGACGCACGTCCTCACAGCATTTATAGGTGTCCTTTGTGCAGCGCAACACAGTGCAAATGAAGAACTCACgcacaaatggaaaaaacaagTGTGAAGTGTTTCTCACTGAAACGCTTTGTGAGTtttaagaaatgtgtttgtgagatcATTGCCTTTATTGGTGCTTTGCTGTGTTCCcttgcaaacaaaccaacaccaGTTATTGATTTTGCATCAGCAATTGTGATGGAAGACTTGGACGGACAGACTTACTCTTCTGAGAATTTGTTTCCGCTTTATTACTTTCACCAAGGGAGGTTCTAtcttcacccctgtccgtttgtttatgagcaagattacacaaacacaactaaaCGTATCTCCACAGAACTTGGTGTGAGGACGtggagtcagggaagaacccataaaCACTTGTTGCAGATCtaggaatttattttcactttctttagctGCGTTTTCCCAGCGAATAATTGAAAAAATCAGGCGCATTTAGGAAACTGATCTACGACCGTGTGCAATAtttctgcagcttgattgaattcaagggacCTTGGCTGAGGAATAAGCTCCAGTTGCATTTTAATTTCTATTTAAACAcgttaaaacactttttttcagCTGCATCCTTGAAAGACACGAAACCAACACAGTTTTTTATTGCTATTGTTCAACAGTGGTCACAATGAAGAACCTCACTTGGTTTGATGGACTAGTCGCTGTGGGAATGTGTCCTCACACCACTGCGGGCAGCGTCTATGTCCCCTGCGTTAGGCCTTAGAGTTGCagacacttcctgtctttgaaACAGGAAGCATGTGTCGGCGGTTAGCCAACGACCCACAGCGTTTTATACTATACATGTGGGCGATTCCCCTCAGTCTACTTACGTTATACCCCCATTTACACTCAAACATTAAACATCACACACTTACATCAActcacatcaacacacagaacagaaaacCTGTCTTCGTTAGTCTGGTGGGGTCTAAGGAATATTTCTCTTTATGCACCTGAGCAAAAGGTGCCAATAGATGTTTTTTAGGTTTTTAGGAGACAGAATTTGTTCAATGGCccattgattattgattaattaatcGGTATATtggatttaacatttaatttaacagatgtttttttcttttgggttTAAGAATTACTAAATGAAACGAAGATGAACTAAGcagctaaataaaaatgtgaatcaaAAGCACAGCTCACCGTAAAATGCCCCACTTCTCTCTGAGGATGGTGAGTCAGTCACATCACGTCTGAGAGAGTTCGCTCAGAGAAAAATGTTCCTGATTTTTGTtcctttacatttacaaaactcTTCAGTGTTACATTTACATCACCAAGAATATAGTTGAATCGAAACCTGTCACAGTTTCATGTAGAGTGTTCAGCTGTAAAAATCAGGAACTGACCTTTAACGCAGAGtatctaatgtgtgtgtgtgtggtgaaggtGATGCAGtatgaacatgaataaattaattcCTCAGAATTAAAGGAGAACAAAACGAGACAAAacataaataagaaaaataacataaaagaaaacacatctccaccaaggcccaacattgaATTCAGTCacgctgcaccaaatttcacatgttcatacaTATCAGTTCCTTATTACGTTTAATCAAGATGTCGTCTTTAACTTGTGTTGAACTAATAATAATTTGAGACTGACTTCCTGCCGCTGTGATTGTAGCGCCGGCTGCGGCAGAACAGGAGCCCTGTGTGCAATCGATTACACTTGGAACCTCCTGAAGAAACAGGTGATATGTTCCCTCCACTTTCTGCTGCACGTTATCAATCTAACAGTGAAGCATCTCAGCTGCAtcgttctctctgtgtgtgtgtgtgtgtgtgtgtttccagatgatAACTGCAGATTTCAACATCTACGACTTAGTTCAGGACATGAGGACCCAGAGGCCCTCGGTGGTTCAAACAAaggtagttttatttttaacatcaaGCGCAACCACATTTCAAGCAATTCTTAATGTCAGCTCAAGCTTCCTTCTCTCAACAAGCTTTTGATGATTCATGCTTCAGCACCGTGCAAACTCACAGAGCAGGTTTTTTCTGTTCAGGAACAGTATGATCTGGTGTACAGAACCATCAAGTTGCTGTTTCAGGGATACCTGCAGGCCGTGGATGCACAGAAATGCAGAAATGAGGTGAgcaaccacaaaaacacacgcCGTTGCAAATCAGCTGGAGgagcaataaaaacattcactgcatgtgtgaataCATGAATGAACGGATTCAAAACGGAACAATGAAGGTTTTGTCTGTGAAACTGGAAGCTAAACACTCAGAGATAGTGATTTTATTTACATACAGTCTTAGAAACCGTATTCTCTCTCCGTCTGGTTCGCCTTCAGGCCGCCACGCTCGTATCGTACGCCCCATTCTTGCCATTTAGTGCACAGCGTGGGGAATTCCTGTCGTTGACGTGCTCCGTGTCATTCAGGCTTTCAAAAACCTTGTCAACAACACATCGATCAATTTTCTCCAAGACCACACGTCACTTCTTGTGCCTTCAGCAAACCAACAAAATGCTTCATAGGTGTAATTCATGTCCACAGAAAAGTGCTGTTGATGGTAAACATGGGGTGCAGGGACATATGTGCTTCATTTCAAGCGCTGTTGTGATTCACATTCGACCTTTTAAACTGTCCAGGTGACGATGGTATCATGTGCTATGACGCCTGACTCTGAAAACAAGCTTTCGGACCAGGAGCTGGTTTTGCTGCCTCAGCTGCAGAACCCGCAGAATGAGGAGAGGGACGTTTCACCACAGCACCACCCACCCTCGCTCTCCACTCCAGAAAATCTCATTGCCTCGACATCTGAGGACGAGCAACAGTGGAACCGAATCCGGGCCTCTCCTGACGCGGGGGTCACCAGCCAGGACCTGCAGGAGGGACCCGGGACCTCTCCCAAACAGGTGCACACGAGCCAGAGCGCCCccgcagcagaggagagggatAACCTGCCGTCACTGAACCTTCCACCTTTACCAGACATCGCCATTTGCCTGATGGTGGAGGACCCGTACTTTGACACCCCCATGAGCTCGCCTTCATCCGAGGAGGTTCCCATGGACTCTGCTGGAGACGCCCGACCGTGGATAGTCAGCCCCGCCTTCACACCCTCGTCTGCTCCAGAACACCCTCCAGAACATATCACGCCCGTGTCAGGTAAATGGTCGATGCACGTGTGAATATCACAgacaacagagcagcagaatTCAGTTTGGCAGGTATATTGTGCTCTCTGATGTAGATACTGAAGAACCTCACAAGGATGAGGAGGCACCTCCACCGTTACCTGAACGAACCCCTGAATCCTACGAGCTGGCTGTGGACGCGGGTCGGTGAAACGTCTAATTATCTAAGCTGACTTCACCTTTCAACAAATCGAAACTTGAGCGtataatgattttgtttttttcagagcCCTCGGATCCCTGTGAAAGCGCATCGCTCGTCATCCCTCacaatgctgctgctgaggctgtCAGGGAGTGGCGAGGTGAGGACATCTCATGAATCTCATGTTGTTGATAGCGAACACACGCTGAGGCTTTTTCTCCTAGTTCTTATCCAAAATGGGCGATGATTGTTGTTTCCATATTTCCAGGCAGGTCGCCCTCACCTGTGCCGCCACTTCCAGAGAGAACGCCAGAATCATTTGAGCTAAATCAAGGTGACCTGATAACAatattaaacaataaatacCGCCTGACCTTTAACCACTGAAATCCGATCCGCTGatctgtgactgacagctggtcaaaatataaagaaactcCCAGACTGGAGATATATTTGGTGAGGCCATCGTGACCTtgacatttgacctttgacttctaaattctaatcaggtcattcTTAGGTCCAAATGACCATATGTcccaaatctgaagaaattcccgAAAGGCCTCCTTGTGATATCACATTGTGACGGACGGACTCGGACTCACATCACCTCCTGCGACTGAGATATTTGTGCGTTGCATGTTGTACTTAAATGTGTAATGATGAAATATATCATCCTCGCTCGCCATTCAGCTCCCGTTGAGCAGAACTCAGACGACTCAGCAGCCGTGAACCTGACACGAATAGGAACGTCTTCAGAATGGTGCGGTGACTCAAAATCTGCCTCGAGCGCGACTACGCACGAGACGAAACCTTGGCTGAGGAGTAAAGTAAGAATCTAGTCTCTTGAGTCTTGAATCATAAACTGAAAAAGTTCTGTGAGAGTAatattcttctctctcttgtaGA
This sequence is a window from Paralichthys olivaceus isolate ysfri-2021 chromosome 6, ASM2471397v2, whole genome shotgun sequence. Protein-coding genes within it:
- the LOC109640820 gene encoding uncharacterized protein, encoding MQNFPTLTFTNNMKTLCLILLFHASLQLQCDKKEITAHIGGEFLLFCKYDTNSFLYSKKYWCRGASSKTCTILAHSEKVVQTRSRSHIIDGGRRGLIVKVTGLQFDDAGAYWVGIDKIYADIMTSVKLVVTEVPVSKPRLWPLTSLVDGPTCWGEPVTVHCECAQGSGVRYTWHRRTHLEDSLPHPSSELYLNCGSVGQGSDYYCVAANDVSSQESELLSVQVLRPANRSCIYVVTMPGQPIYDCADRMCTTVAKTPPLTTNGKIHNDTGNRVLQMNHTCLDQLLKRVQICAALWMTLLRWSSLVFLLIFLCIVFKCTKTRHRKRPKRKRAVHFKQVPH